The following are from one region of the Amycolatopsis sp. QT-25 genome:
- a CDS encoding PLP-dependent aminotransferase family protein yields MTENRPVRPESGRHNLDPHLDRYAARTAGMTASEIRALFAVASRPEVVSLAGGMPNLAALPLDTLSAQVGELIAEEGLVALQYGSAHGVPSLREQICEIMALEGIKAHPDDVVVTVGSQMGLDMVTRLFCDPGDVIIAEGPSYVGALGSFAAYQANVVHVAMDDHGLVPEGLRAALAETRKAGRRVKFLYTIPNFHNPGGVTLAVERRAEIVEICRENDILVVEDNPYGLLGFSGQTYPALRSIDPDNVVYLGSFSKTFASGLRVGWVLAPHAVREKLVLAAESATLCPPTLNQLIVSRYLATHDWMGQIKTFRENYRERRDAILSALDQHMPAGCSWTKPDGGFYVWMTVPEGVDTKAMLPRAVTARVAYASGTGFYADGFGSRQLRLSYCYPTPERIREGVRRLAAVLESEMDLARTFGNVSPRSISGPQNPSPDTV; encoded by the coding sequence ATGACCGAGAATCGCCCTGTCCGGCCGGAGTCCGGCCGACACAACCTCGACCCTCATCTCGACCGCTACGCCGCGCGTACGGCCGGGATGACTGCCTCCGAGATCAGGGCCCTGTTCGCGGTCGCCAGTCGCCCCGAGGTGGTGTCGCTCGCCGGCGGGATGCCGAACCTCGCCGCGCTCCCGTTGGACACGTTGTCCGCGCAGGTCGGCGAACTCATCGCCGAAGAGGGCTTGGTCGCGCTCCAGTACGGGTCCGCGCACGGCGTTCCGTCGCTGCGCGAGCAGATCTGCGAGATCATGGCCCTCGAAGGCATCAAGGCCCATCCGGACGACGTCGTCGTGACGGTCGGCTCCCAGATGGGGCTCGACATGGTCACCCGGCTGTTCTGCGATCCGGGTGACGTCATCATCGCCGAGGGTCCCTCGTACGTGGGCGCGCTCGGCTCTTTCGCCGCGTATCAGGCGAACGTCGTCCACGTCGCGATGGACGACCACGGCCTGGTCCCCGAGGGGCTGCGTGCCGCGCTCGCGGAGACCCGGAAGGCGGGCCGCCGGGTCAAGTTCCTCTACACGATCCCCAACTTCCACAACCCCGGTGGCGTCACGCTGGCCGTCGAGCGACGTGCCGAAATCGTGGAGATCTGCCGCGAGAACGATATCCTCGTCGTCGAAGACAACCCTTATGGTTTGCTCGGCTTCAGCGGTCAGACGTACCCGGCGCTCCGTTCGATCGACCCCGACAACGTCGTGTATTTGGGCTCGTTCTCGAAGACCTTCGCTTCCGGCCTGCGGGTCGGCTGGGTGCTCGCGCCGCACGCCGTCCGGGAGAAACTCGTACTCGCGGCCGAGTCCGCGACGCTTTGTCCGCCCACGCTCAACCAGTTGATCGTGTCGCGATACCTCGCAACCCATGACTGGATGGGTCAGATCAAGACCTTCCGCGAGAACTACCGGGAGCGCCGGGACGCGATCCTGTCCGCGCTCGATCAGCACATGCCCGCCGGGTGCAGCTGGACCAAACCCGACGGCGGGTTCTACGTCTGGATGACCGTCCCCGAAGGCGTGGACACGAAGGCGATGCTGCCGCGAGCCGTCACGGCCCGGGTCGCGTACGCCTCCGGAACGGGTTTCTACGCCGACGGATTCGGCAGCAGGCAACTACGCCTTTCCTACTGCTACCCGACACCCGAGCGGATCCGCGAAGGCGTCCGGCGCCTCGCCGCCGTGCTCGAGTCCGAAATGGACTTGGCGCGTACCTTCGGTAACGTGAGCCCACGCTCGATCTCGGGGCCGCAGAACCCCTCTCCGGACACGGTCTGA
- the trxB gene encoding thioredoxin-disulfide reductase, whose protein sequence is MAAEEIRNLIIVGSGPAGYTAAVYAARAQLEPLVFEGTQFGGALMTTTEVENFPGFREGIQGPDLMEEMREQAKRFGADLRQEDVESVELTGDVKYVVANGNRYAARAVVLSMGAAARYLNVPGEQELLGRGVSACATCDGFFFRDHDIVVAGGGDSAMEEATFLTKFAKSVTIVHRREEFRASKIMLERARENEKIKWALNKQITGVEGEGKVEGLKLKDTVTGEESKLDVTGFFVAIGHDPRSELVRGQVDLDEDGYVLTQGRTSYTNLPGVFAAGDLVDRTYRQAITAAGSGCAAAIDAERWLAEHAGVETAQETPELVGGGYGATIN, encoded by the coding sequence GTGGCTGCCGAGGAGATCAGGAATCTGATCATTGTGGGATCGGGTCCTGCGGGTTACACCGCCGCTGTCTACGCGGCACGAGCGCAGCTCGAACCGCTGGTGTTCGAGGGCACCCAGTTCGGCGGTGCGTTGATGACGACGACGGAGGTCGAGAACTTCCCCGGCTTCCGCGAAGGCATCCAGGGCCCCGACCTCATGGAAGAGATGCGCGAGCAGGCCAAGCGTTTCGGCGCCGATCTGCGCCAGGAGGACGTCGAGTCCGTCGAGCTGACCGGGGACGTCAAGTACGTCGTCGCGAACGGCAACCGCTACGCGGCCCGCGCGGTCGTGCTCTCGATGGGCGCCGCGGCCCGCTACCTGAACGTGCCCGGCGAGCAGGAGCTGCTCGGCCGCGGTGTTTCGGCCTGCGCCACCTGCGACGGCTTCTTCTTCCGTGACCACGACATCGTGGTCGCCGGCGGCGGCGACTCCGCGATGGAGGAGGCGACCTTCCTGACGAAGTTCGCCAAGTCCGTCACGATCGTCCACCGTCGTGAGGAGTTCCGCGCCTCCAAGATCATGCTGGAGCGTGCCCGCGAGAACGAGAAGATCAAGTGGGCGCTCAACAAGCAGATCACCGGGGTCGAGGGTGAAGGCAAGGTCGAGGGCCTCAAGCTCAAGGACACGGTGACCGGCGAGGAGTCGAAGCTGGACGTCACCGGGTTCTTCGTCGCGATCGGTCACGATCCGCGCAGCGAACTGGTGCGCGGTCAGGTGGACCTCGACGAGGACGGTTACGTGCTCACCCAGGGCCGGACCTCGTACACGAACCTTCCCGGTGTCTTCGCGGCGGGCGACCTGGTCGACCGCACGTACCGGCAGGCGATCACCGCCGCGGGCTCGGGCTGCGCCGCGGCGATCGACGCGGAACGATGGCTCGCGGAGCACGCCGGCGTCGAGACCGCCCAGGAAACCCCTGAGCTGGTCGGCGGCGGCTACGGCGCCACCATCAACTGA
- a CDS encoding GNAT family N-acetyltransferase, whose product MSRRVVGVTLDNLEHLPKSCRRCVYWELAPHMKAQAEEYGATEVEKEAWVSSVLLEWGSCGRIVYSDTLPVGFVLYAPPNAVPRSQAFPTSPPGPDAVLLTAFQILPEFRGGGLGRMLVQAVAKDLTKRGVRAIEAFGDAKPEEADPDGGHSCVLPAAFLQSVGFKTVRPHPRWPRLRLELRSAISWKEDVEAALERLLGQVSITTAEPSMGRA is encoded by the coding sequence GTGTCGCGTCGCGTCGTGGGCGTAACCCTGGACAACCTCGAGCATCTGCCCAAGAGCTGCCGCCGTTGCGTGTACTGGGAGCTGGCGCCGCACATGAAGGCGCAGGCCGAGGAATACGGCGCGACGGAGGTCGAAAAGGAAGCCTGGGTTTCCAGCGTGCTGCTGGAGTGGGGTTCCTGCGGCCGGATCGTCTACAGCGACACCTTGCCCGTCGGTTTCGTGCTTTACGCCCCGCCGAACGCCGTGCCGCGTTCGCAGGCTTTCCCCACTTCTCCGCCCGGCCCGGACGCGGTTCTGCTGACCGCCTTCCAGATCCTTCCCGAGTTCCGAGGTGGCGGACTCGGCCGGATGCTGGTGCAGGCCGTCGCGAAGGATCTGACCAAACGTGGAGTCCGCGCGATCGAGGCCTTCGGTGACGCCAAGCCCGAAGAGGCCGATCCGGACGGCGGGCACAGCTGCGTGCTGCCCGCCGCGTTCCTGCAGAGTGTCGGCTTCAAGACCGTACGGCCGCATCCGCGGTGGCCGCGGCTGCGACTGGAACTGCGGTCGGCGATCTCGTGGAAGGAAGACGTGGAAGCGGCCCTCGAACGGCTGCTCGGCCAGGTCTCCATCACGACGGCCGAGCCGAGCATGGGTCGCGCCTGA
- a CDS encoding N-acetylmuramoyl-L-alanine amidase codes for MRVLRRGDAGPDVAEIRSTLAAMELLPPVTESGEYEVFDTAMEHAVRAFQQRRGLITDGLVGPATYQALRGAGFHLGSRPLTYMFSAPMQGDDVFALQERLTELGFDAGRPDGHFGPQTERALKTFQRDMRLVADGMCGPATIRELHRLSSPRARGGRPVFLREQEQVRQAGPRLRGKRIVIDPGHGGEDLGVVASGLREADIAWDLARRLEGRMQATGMEALISRGPNQSPTEGERAKFANEAGADLFLSLHNDKNPSPKAQGVASFHFGTGNGTTSTVGELLAGFIQRELAARTGMLDCRTHYKTWEIFTRTRCPAVRIEIGYLTNPEDSRKLADPAFRDVVAEGILVAVKRLYLLGEGDQPTGTFTFADVLAHELAKAE; via the coding sequence ATGCGGGTACTCCGCCGCGGTGACGCCGGACCGGACGTCGCCGAGATCAGGTCCACGCTGGCGGCGATGGAGCTGCTCCCGCCGGTGACCGAATCCGGGGAGTACGAGGTTTTCGACACGGCGATGGAACATGCCGTGCGGGCGTTCCAGCAGCGCCGTGGGCTCATCACCGACGGTCTGGTGGGTCCGGCGACCTACCAAGCGCTTCGCGGCGCCGGCTTCCACCTCGGCAGCCGCCCGTTGACCTACATGTTCTCCGCCCCCATGCAGGGCGACGACGTCTTCGCGCTGCAAGAGCGGCTGACCGAACTCGGTTTCGACGCCGGCCGCCCGGACGGGCACTTCGGCCCCCAGACCGAACGCGCGCTCAAGACCTTCCAGCGGGACATGCGCCTGGTGGCCGACGGCATGTGCGGCCCGGCCACGATCCGCGAACTGCACCGGCTCTCCTCGCCGCGGGCCCGCGGCGGCCGCCCCGTCTTCCTGCGCGAGCAGGAGCAGGTGCGGCAGGCGGGCCCTCGGCTGCGCGGCAAGCGCATCGTGATCGACCCCGGCCACGGCGGCGAGGACCTCGGTGTGGTGGCGAGCGGTCTGCGTGAGGCGGACATCGCCTGGGATCTCGCCCGGCGGCTCGAAGGCCGCATGCAGGCCACGGGCATGGAGGCGCTGATCTCGCGTGGCCCTAACCAGAGCCCGACCGAGGGCGAGCGGGCGAAGTTCGCGAACGAGGCGGGCGCGGACCTGTTCCTTTCGCTGCACAACGACAAGAACCCCTCGCCCAAGGCACAGGGGGTCGCGAGCTTCCACTTCGGTACCGGCAACGGCACCACGTCGACCGTCGGTGAGCTGCTGGCGGGCTTCATCCAGCGCGAACTGGCCGCCCGCACCGGCATGCTCGACTGCCGCACGCATTACAAGACCTGGGAGATCTTCACCCGCACCCGCTGCCCCGCCGTGCGGATCGAGATCGGCTACCTGACCAACCCCGAAGACAGCCGCAAACTGGCGGACCCGGCCTTCCGCGACGTCGTCGCCGAAGGCATCCTGGTCGCCGTGAAGCGGCTGTACCTTCTCGGTGAAGGGGACCAGCCGACAGGCACCTTCACCTTCGCCGACGTCCTGGCCCACGAACTCGCCAAAGCGGAGTAG
- the sigM gene encoding RNA polymerase sigma factor SigM, with amino-acid sequence MTAAAPTDADLIAAHAAGDPRAFSELVQRHRDRMWAVALRTLRDPEEAADALQDAFISAFRAAGNFRAESQVTTWLHRIVVNACLDRIRRGKARPTVPLPETGQFNEPASPRDSMSERETSLVVKEALDQLPEEQRAPIVLVDVEGYSVAETAKMLGIAEGTVKSRCARGRGKLAKVLGHLRNPDAIANVPTHESKRERATPQRGARRPQGTPGDGEGR; translated from the coding sequence GCGACCCGCGCGCGTTCAGTGAACTGGTCCAGCGACATCGAGACCGCATGTGGGCGGTGGCCCTGCGCACCTTGCGGGATCCGGAAGAAGCCGCGGACGCCCTGCAGGACGCGTTCATCTCCGCGTTCCGAGCAGCGGGCAATTTCAGAGCAGAATCGCAGGTGACGACGTGGTTGCACCGCATCGTCGTCAACGCCTGCCTCGACCGCATCCGGCGGGGCAAGGCCAGGCCGACCGTTCCGCTGCCCGAGACCGGGCAGTTCAACGAACCCGCCTCCCCGCGGGACTCGATGTCCGAGCGTGAGACGAGCCTCGTCGTCAAGGAAGCTCTCGACCAGCTCCCCGAAGAGCAACGTGCCCCGATCGTGTTGGTCGACGTGGAGGGATACTCCGTGGCCGAGACGGCGAAGATGCTCGGTATCGCGGAAGGCACGGTCAAGAGCAGATGTGCCCGAGGTCGCGGAAAGCTCGCGAAGGTTCTCGGACATCTACGGAACCCCGATGCGATTGCGAACGTCCCAACTCACGAAAGCAAACGAGAGCGCGCTACCCCGCAACGGGGTGCCAGGCGTCCTCAGGGCACGCCGGGTGACGGGGAGGGACGATGA
- the trxA gene encoding thioredoxin, translating to MANTVTVTDKTFVDDVLTSEKPVLVDFWATWCGPCKMVAPVLEEIAAENGEKLTIAKLDIDANPNTARDYQVMSIPTLILFQGGKPVKQIVGAKPKAALLSDLADVL from the coding sequence ATGGCCAACACCGTGACGGTGACCGACAAGACGTTCGTCGACGACGTGCTGACGAGCGAGAAGCCCGTGCTGGTCGACTTCTGGGCCACCTGGTGCGGTCCGTGCAAGATGGTCGCCCCGGTGCTCGAGGAGATCGCCGCGGAGAACGGCGAGAAGCTGACCATCGCGAAGCTCGACATCGACGCCAACCCGAACACTGCGCGTGACTACCAGGTGATGTCGATCCCGACGCTGATCCTGTTCCAGGGCGGCAAGCCGGTGAAGCAGATCGTCGGCGCCAAGCCGAAGGCCGCGCTGCTGTCGGATCTCGCCGACGTCCTCTGA